One Methanobacterium sp. genomic region harbors:
- a CDS encoding Ig-like domain-containing protein, with the protein MKILNRNKIPLVLLLINLFVIVVTISCVSADSTVYVNATVGSDFNPGTSDLPYLTIDKGVSSVDENGTVQIADGIYSGEENTNLTISKNMTIIGQSQGKTIINGTGTNWIFNVSNDVNFTIQNLTIINGTAYNGGAIDNQGTLNAENCTFDSNNAVNYGGAIYNTGTINLTDCIFTGNAAYEGSAIYNDHGSSALSSCIITGNTADAAGAVYSYRSSTNITSSTFNNNTATYGGAIYNTEGSCTLQFNRIVGNTADYGNDIYCGSGSKLNAEYNWWGSNDDPSVKVIGAKVSKWLVLTVNSISTLIKGNEVSNIIADLLHDNTGIYQDPASGHIPDGINIVFDTTLGTIDNSVSIVNGAAQSTLKAGSTSGVATVSAAADSQISYTLVNVDATSPTVTTIDPSNNTKTNIIPQVITVTFSEPIQAGSAYDGISVTGPSGTFPITKNIIGSTLTLTLDSSCIDGNYSVNIPINAVKDLAGNSLTSVFTSTFNLDTMAPTANASVKTGSYNVTKTITLNMSEYGTIYYTTNGTTPTTASKIYTAPLIIKSTTTLKFMAIDKAGNKSPVYTEKYTIDKTAPKVTLTTPKNGAAGVSRTSTITIKFSENIKSSVNWSKIYIKNMNTGQIVFIGKSISGNTLSIKMTYKRYPSKWYQVYIPAKAVKDSAGNNLAAGYIFKFKTGIY; encoded by the coding sequence ATGAAAATATTAAATCGAAATAAAATACCCTTAGTTCTTTTATTAATCAATCTTTTTGTTATTGTAGTTACTATATCCTGCGTTAGTGCAGATTCAACTGTTTATGTTAATGCAACAGTAGGATCTGACTTTAATCCAGGTACAAGTGATTTACCTTATCTTACAATAGATAAAGGGGTAAGCAGCGTTGATGAAAATGGAACAGTGCAAATTGCAGACGGAATTTACAGTGGTGAGGAAAATACAAATCTCACAATCAGTAAAAACATGACTATTATTGGTCAAAGTCAGGGTAAAACTATCATAAATGGAACAGGCACTAACTGGATATTTAATGTTAGTAATGATGTTAATTTTACTATCCAAAATTTGACAATAATCAACGGAACAGCTTACAACGGTGGTGCAATTGACAACCAGGGTACTTTAAATGCAGAAAATTGTACCTTCGACAGCAATAATGCTGTTAATTACGGCGGTGCTATATACAATACCGGCACTATCAATTTAACTGATTGTATTTTCACAGGTAATGCTGCATATGAGGGCAGTGCTATATATAATGACCATGGCAGTAGTGCTTTGAGCAGCTGTATTATAACAGGTAACACGGCTGATGCTGCAGGTGCTGTCTACAGCTACAGAAGCAGTACTAATATAACTTCCAGTACATTTAACAACAATACTGCAACTTATGGTGGTGCTATCTACAATACTGAGGGTTCATGTACCTTACAGTTTAATCGTATTGTCGGGAACACTGCAGATTATGGTAACGATATTTACTGTGGTAGCGGCAGTAAATTAAATGCAGAGTATAACTGGTGGGGTTCTAACGATGATCCATCTGTAAAAGTTATTGGTGCTAAAGTTTCAAAATGGTTAGTTTTAACTGTAAATTCAATTTCAACCCTTATTAAAGGTAATGAAGTGTCAAATATAATTGCAGACTTATTACATGATAATACAGGTATTTACCAGGATCCTGCAAGCGGCCATATTCCAGATGGAATAAATATAGTATTTGACACGACTTTAGGAACTATAGACAATTCAGTATCCATAGTTAATGGAGCGGCACAATCAACTTTAAAAGCTGGATCAACAAGTGGTGTTGCCACTGTTTCAGCTGCAGCAGATAGTCAAATATCCTATACATTAGTTAATGTAGATGCAACCTCACCAACTGTAACAACCATTGATCCTTCAAATAACACCAAAACAAATATTATTCCTCAAGTAATTACAGTTACTTTCAGTGAACCAATACAGGCAGGCAGTGCTTATGATGGTATATCAGTTACAGGCCCATCCGGAACTTTTCCAATAACTAAAAATATCATTGGAAGTACTTTAACCTTAACTTTAGATTCAAGCTGTATTGATGGAAACTATAGCGTAAACATTCCAATAAATGCAGTAAAAGATTTAGCAGGTAATAGTTTAACATCTGTTTTTACTTCAACTTTTAATCTAGATACAATGGCACCCACAGCAAATGCTAGTGTTAAAACTGGATCATACAACGTTACTAAAACAATTACTTTAAATATGAGTGAATATGGAACTATTTATTACACTACAAATGGAACCACACCAACCACTGCAAGCAAAATCTACACAGCACCGCTTATAATAAAATCTACAACCACTTTAAAGTTCATGGCCATTGATAAAGCTGGAAATAAATCTCCAGTTTATACTGAAAAGTACACTATTGATAAAACAGCCCCTAAAGTGACTTTAACCACTCCTAAAAACGGTGCTGCAGGTGTTTCAAGAACATCTACCATTACTATCAAATTCAGCGAAAACATTAAATCTAGTGTTAACTGGTCAAAAATATACATTAAAAACATGAATACCGGACAAATAGTTTTTATAGGTAAATCAATAAGCGGTAACACACTTTCTATCAAAATGACCTATAAAAGATACCCGTCTAAATGGTACCAGGTTTACATTCCAGCTAAAGCAGTAAAAGACAGTGCAGGTAACAATTTAGCTGCAGGCTATATATTTAAGTTTAAAACTGGGATATACTAA
- a CDS encoding DUF3194 domain-containing protein: protein MGKLKKLTDEDLDKISEIAVSSAQDFVLSKVSKKEINDIDIDVEINYEDVLDINITVNLLFDELSAADTKVADEAADHALLEIEKFLDKI from the coding sequence ATGGGTAAATTGAAAAAATTAACTGATGAAGACCTCGATAAAATCTCAGAAATTGCTGTATCATCAGCTCAAGATTTCGTCTTATCTAAAGTCTCTAAAAAAGAAATTAATGATATAGATATCGATGTAGAGATTAACTATGAAGACGTACTTGATATAAATATTACCGTTAACCTTTTATTTGATGAACTTTCTGCTGCAGATACAAAAGTTGCAGATGAAGCGGCCGATCATGCTCTTTTAGAGATTGAAAAGTTTTTAGATAAAATATAA
- a CDS encoding HisA/HisF family protein, which yields MIIPVLDLKNGIAVSGKSGKRETYKPLKTVFHESASPEEIAKSLRDAGAVRIYIADLDSIENRESNFDVIRKVNKYIPVMLDCGAKNVSDVGKALEVADKVIIATETLENMDELNSIFDRFDKNRLIISIDIKDEKIFSKYLNIDINYFIRKMVELNPQEVILLDISQVGTEKGVNEELIKKFLKLHLIIGGGITSTDINKLEKLGINKFLVGSALHNGKLALKI from the coding sequence ATGATAATACCAGTTTTAGATCTTAAAAATGGAATCGCAGTATCTGGAAAGTCAGGTAAAAGAGAAACATACAAACCACTTAAAACAGTGTTCCATGAATCAGCTTCCCCTGAGGAAATTGCAAAATCTTTAAGGGATGCAGGTGCAGTTAGAATATATATAGCCGATTTAGACTCAATAGAAAACAGAGAATCTAACTTCGATGTTATCCGAAAAGTAAACAAGTATATTCCTGTGATGCTTGACTGCGGCGCAAAAAATGTTTCTGATGTTGGAAAAGCGCTTGAAGTAGCTGACAAAGTGATTATTGCAACAGAAACCCTGGAAAATATGGATGAATTAAACAGTATTTTTGATAGATTTGACAAAAATAGATTAATCATAAGTATAGACATAAAAGACGAAAAAATATTCAGTAAGTACTTAAATATAGACATAAACTATTTTATAAGAAAAATGGTAGAATTAAATCCTCAAGAAGTTATATTACTGGACATCTCTCAAGTTGGAACAGAAAAAGGTGTAAATGAAGAGCTTATAAAAAAGTTTCTAAAACTCCATTTAATTATAGGTGGAGGAATAACTTCCACAGATATCAATAAACTTGAAAAACTGGGAATAAACAAATTTTTAGTTGGTTCTGCATTACATAATGGGAAACTGGCCCTTAAAATTTAA
- a CDS encoding PfkB family carbohydrate kinase — protein MSTITLIGPITNDTIVKDSSTYKSIGGAVYYQSSVLERLKINTKAIITLSKKDEELLNAFRENIELFPIFTGETIKFQNIYPDNNPNHRIQKAHIPSNPIKVNDIASLDFGNSKAILLGPLCPYDIPLETFKYLSELKIPIYLGAQGYLRHLKGEKIVLRPWNDFQKFLKFVNILFIDENEAKTILGTQISLDHVAKTLTSFGPEEVIITQGSSGSTIYSKKLDKIYRIPAFSPQKIEDPTGLGDTYMAAYAAQKIETEDPRICGTFASAASVIKLENKGAFNGNKKLIHKRCTNHSENVH, from the coding sequence ATGTCAACTATAACCTTGATAGGCCCCATAACAAATGATACCATCGTAAAAGATAGTTCAACATATAAATCTATAGGCGGAGCAGTCTACTACCAGTCCAGTGTTTTGGAACGTCTGAAAATAAATACAAAAGCCATAATAACACTTTCTAAAAAAGATGAAGAATTACTAAACGCTTTTCGGGAGAACATAGAACTTTTCCCCATATTTACTGGTGAAACAATAAAGTTTCAAAATATTTATCCAGATAATAACCCTAATCACAGAATACAAAAAGCCCACATACCATCAAACCCTATAAAAGTTAACGATATCGCATCTTTAGACTTTGGAAACAGCAAAGCCATACTTTTAGGTCCATTATGCCCCTATGATATTCCACTTGAGACATTCAAATATTTATCCGAATTAAAAATTCCAATATATTTAGGTGCACAGGGATATTTAAGGCATTTAAAAGGCGAAAAAATTGTTTTAAGGCCATGGAATGACTTTCAAAAGTTCCTTAAATTTGTAAATATTCTATTTATAGATGAAAATGAAGCAAAAACAATTTTAGGTACTCAAATTTCCCTGGATCATGTTGCAAAAACATTAACTTCATTTGGACCAGAAGAAGTTATTATAACACAGGGAAGTAGTGGATCAACGATTTATTCTAAAAAATTAGATAAAATATACAGGATTCCTGCATTTTCCCCCCAAAAAATAGAAGACCCTACAGGTCTTGGGGATACATACATGGCAGCATATGCTGCACAAAAAATTGAAACAGAAGATCCAAGAATATGCGGGACGTTTGCTTCTGCAGCATCAGTTATAAAGCTTGAAAATAAAGGGGCGTTCAACGGAAATAAAAAATTAATCCACAAAAGATGTACAAACCACTCTGAAAATGTCCATTAA
- a CDS encoding sortase, with protein MKRLNTYLIILLAIVVIIIFALNLGSSGLGTQAKHFDNGEISFDYPGALTEVNGTGSNITSFSDSSGLNITVVKERIPEGYNLANQVQSNGIGTVDENFQLVSTKNVTINGTTGYESDYKLQDGNVSKLRKEVWFQKNNAIYGIIYTGPGSTGSSGLDVSAAGNELNTIINSIKINDNVTNKNKVIGWAELIMPTIGGDWELTSHSVNDPGVYFVPTSYYPGTNGQTALMGHHTTHSAPFSGITQLKVGDPLIIKDYLTQKKYTYEVTSNGNDIRWGVKGVSIDYQSTSTPELWLITCWPTGYSRAAYIVHSKLVSVEPLG; from the coding sequence TTGAAACGTTTGAACACTTATTTAATAATTTTACTGGCCATTGTGGTAATTATTATTTTCGCGTTGAATTTAGGTAGCAGTGGTCTGGGAACACAGGCAAAACATTTTGACAATGGGGAGATCTCTTTTGATTATCCTGGGGCCCTGACTGAAGTTAATGGAACGGGATCCAATATAACGTCATTTTCAGATAGTTCTGGATTAAATATCACAGTTGTTAAAGAACGTATACCTGAGGGGTATAATTTAGCTAATCAGGTCCAGTCGAATGGTATTGGAACGGTTGATGAAAATTTCCAGCTTGTATCCACTAAAAATGTTACCATAAATGGAACCACTGGCTATGAAAGTGATTACAAATTACAAGACGGCAATGTATCAAAACTACGAAAAGAGGTATGGTTCCAGAAAAATAATGCAATTTATGGTATAATTTACACGGGTCCGGGTAGTACTGGTAGTTCTGGATTAGATGTCAGTGCCGCTGGAAATGAATTAAATACTATAATTAACAGTATTAAAATAAATGACAATGTAACTAATAAAAATAAAGTTATAGGATGGGCTGAACTTATAATGCCTACTATAGGTGGAGACTGGGAGCTAACATCCCACTCTGTAAATGATCCTGGAGTTTACTTTGTACCAACCAGTTACTATCCTGGAACAAACGGACAAACTGCTCTCATGGGTCATCATACAACACATTCTGCCCCATTCAGCGGAATAACTCAGTTAAAAGTTGGAGATCCTTTAATAATTAAAGATTATTTAACTCAAAAGAAATACACCTATGAAGTTACATCTAATGGTAACGATATAAGATGGGGAGTTAAAGGTGTTTCAATCGATTATCAGTCAACAAGTACGCCTGAATTATGGTTGATAACCTGTTGGCCTACAGGATATTCCAGAGCCGCATATATCGTCCACAGTAAACTTGTTTCAGTGGAGCCTTTAGGCTAA
- a CDS encoding exodeoxyribonuclease III: protein MKTKILSWNVNGLRAVHKKGFIEWLQSESPDILCVQETKAAREQLPRALKSIEGYHAYFCEAEKKGYSGVAIYSKMKPKTVEYGFGIPKFDSEGRILVADYGDFVLLNIYFPNGKMSDERLAYKLEFYDALLDYANKLKKDGKHMVICGDLNTAHKEIDIARPKANEKNSGFLPIERAWIDKFLSQGYIDTLRMFNEKPDQYTWWSYRGSARSRNVGWRLDYFFVNEEFKDKVKCSYILPEVMGSDHCPVGLDIELE, encoded by the coding sequence ATGAAAACTAAAATTTTATCATGGAATGTAAACGGCCTAAGGGCCGTGCATAAAAAAGGATTCATTGAATGGCTTCAATCTGAAAGTCCAGATATATTATGCGTTCAAGAAACAAAAGCTGCAAGAGAACAACTCCCTAGAGCCTTAAAAAGCATTGAAGGATATCATGCTTATTTCTGCGAGGCAGAAAAGAAAGGTTACAGCGGCGTGGCCATATACAGCAAAATGAAGCCAAAAACTGTAGAATACGGTTTTGGAATTCCTAAATTTGACAGCGAAGGCAGGATACTTGTTGCAGATTACGGCGATTTTGTCCTCCTCAACATATATTTCCCAAACGGCAAAATGTCCGATGAAAGGCTTGCCTACAAATTAGAATTCTATGATGCCCTCCTCGATTATGCCAATAAATTAAAAAAAGATGGTAAACACATGGTAATCTGCGGGGACCTGAATACTGCACATAAAGAAATAGATATTGCAAGGCCAAAAGCAAATGAAAAAAATTCGGGCTTTTTACCCATAGAACGTGCCTGGATTGATAAATTTCTAAGCCAGGGTTATATTGATACCCTTAGAATGTTCAATGAAAAACCAGATCAGTATACCTGGTGGAGTTATAGAGGCAGTGCCAGAAGCAGGAATGTAGGATGGAGACTGGATTATTTCTTTGTAAATGAAGAGTTTAAAGACAAAGTAAAATGTTCCTATATCCTTCCTGAAGTAATGGGTTCTGACCACTGCCCTGTTGGTTTGGATATTGAATTGGAATAA
- a CDS encoding DEAD/DEAH box helicase has translation MIEKVLNSLKSKKWYKNRLEHTRVLKPQEAVYGDTKAVLPQFIKNYLHKNNIKLYKHQCSAIDLLRGGKNVIITTPTASGKTLAFNIPIFEKLSQNKDATALYIYPAKALANDQLKSMKELEKYCGMNLNPEVYDGDTTPTKKRKIRKDSRIIITNPYELHNVLPWHHQWENFFSNLKFVVIDEAHQYRGVFGSNVAFLLRRFQRICNYYGSDPQFILSTATLANPVEFSEKLTGLKFNLISEDSSPKGKKHFIFYNPYYDGVGKTTTHVESQGLFQLFVLNKLQTLCFTTSRKMAELIARRSKKEIAEIDESLANKISAYRAGYLAEDRRKIEDNLKNGKLRGVTATNALELGINIGSLDSVIISGYPGTLMSVWQQAGRSGRGTSDSIVTFVAFQNPLDQYFMKHPDVFFDKPHEHAIIDLSNFQIIKGHLMCAAKEMPVKPNMMKIDFETDVEEHLKSLKSSKLIEKTNKGWVYSGSEYPPFKVNLGNTSDEIFKVYYKGEVLETMDKRQAYTEAHHGAVLINQGETYIVREFNLAKNIIKVVKKDVNSHTSVQKDIDIKIFKEIEKRTIGNLNVSFGELKVSEYYPKYKVIERSKIVSVRNLQLPPIQFKTKGMWFTLPESIAEGLRCAIDRKEIFEGGIHGLEHAMIAIIPFHVMCDRFDIGGVSTPSHPDTKMATIFIYDGFEGGIGLTEKAFHLIEEITRMTYELVRDCTCEEGCPACIYSPKCGNDNKPLDKEGTLFILEQMFDLMEMER, from the coding sequence ATGATAGAAAAGGTACTAAACTCATTGAAATCAAAAAAGTGGTATAAAAACAGGCTGGAACACACACGTGTCCTAAAACCACAAGAAGCAGTTTATGGAGATACCAAAGCTGTTTTACCACAATTTATAAAGAATTACCTGCACAAAAATAATATAAAACTTTATAAACACCAGTGCAGCGCCATAGACCTGCTTCGAGGCGGGAAAAATGTAATTATAACCACTCCCACAGCGTCTGGTAAAACCCTTGCCTTCAATATACCTATTTTCGAAAAATTAAGTCAGAATAAGGATGCCACAGCACTTTATATTTATCCAGCAAAGGCCCTTGCAAATGACCAGCTCAAATCAATGAAAGAGCTCGAAAAATACTGCGGAATGAACTTAAATCCAGAAGTATATGATGGGGACACTACGCCTACTAAAAAAAGGAAAATCAGAAAGGATTCCAGAATAATTATAACCAATCCCTACGAACTGCACAATGTTTTACCATGGCACCACCAGTGGGAAAACTTCTTCAGCAACCTTAAATTCGTTGTAATAGACGAAGCTCACCAGTACCGAGGTGTTTTCGGGTCCAATGTTGCATTCTTATTGAGGAGGTTTCAAAGGATCTGCAACTATTACGGGTCTGATCCCCAATTTATTTTATCCACAGCCACTTTAGCAAATCCTGTTGAATTCAGCGAAAAACTAACCGGCCTTAAATTTAATTTAATATCTGAAGATAGTTCCCCTAAAGGAAAAAAACATTTCATATTCTATAATCCATATTATGACGGTGTGGGAAAGACCACAACACACGTAGAATCCCAGGGCCTGTTCCAGTTATTTGTATTGAACAAACTCCAAACTCTCTGTTTTACTACTTCCAGGAAAATGGCAGAACTAATTGCAAGGCGTTCTAAAAAGGAAATTGCAGAAATTGACGAATCACTTGCAAATAAAATTTCTGCATACAGGGCGGGTTACCTGGCAGAAGATAGACGTAAAATAGAAGATAACCTTAAAAATGGTAAATTAAGAGGCGTAACTGCTACAAATGCCCTTGAATTAGGTATAAATATTGGTTCACTTGATAGTGTCATTATATCAGGTTATCCTGGCACTTTAATGTCAGTATGGCAGCAGGCAGGTAGATCAGGTAGGGGTACTTCTGATTCCATTGTAACTTTCGTTGCCTTTCAAAATCCTTTAGACCAGTACTTTATGAAGCATCCCGATGTTTTCTTTGATAAGCCCCACGAGCATGCTATAATTGACCTGTCCAATTTCCAGATTATAAAAGGGCATTTGATGTGCGCTGCAAAGGAAATGCCTGTAAAACCAAACATGATGAAAATCGACTTTGAGACAGATGTAGAGGAACATTTAAAATCGTTAAAAAGTTCTAAATTAATTGAAAAGACAAATAAAGGATGGGTTTACAGCGGATCAGAATATCCTCCATTTAAAGTTAACCTTGGAAATACTTCAGATGAAATATTTAAGGTATACTACAAAGGAGAAGTCCTAGAAACAATGGATAAAAGACAGGCATACACTGAAGCACACCACGGGGCAGTCCTGATTAACCAGGGCGAAACTTATATTGTAAGAGAATTTAATCTGGCTAAAAACATCATAAAAGTAGTTAAAAAAGATGTAAACAGTCATACAAGCGTTCAAAAGGATATTGACATCAAAATATTTAAAGAAATTGAAAAAAGGACTATTGGGAATCTTAATGTATCCTTTGGGGAACTTAAAGTAAGTGAATATTACCCAAAATACAAGGTAATAGAAAGGAGTAAAATTGTCAGCGTACGGAACCTGCAACTGCCCCCAATTCAGTTTAAAACAAAAGGTATGTGGTTTACTTTACCTGAAAGTATAGCAGAAGGTCTTAGATGTGCTATAGACCGGAAAGAAATTTTTGAAGGAGGCATACATGGTCTTGAACATGCAATGATAGCTATTATTCCGTTTCACGTTATGTGTGATAGATTTGATATAGGTGGAGTTTCTACACCAAGCCACCCAGATACGAAAATGGCAACAATTTTTATTTATGATGGATTTGAAGGTGGTATTGGATTAACTGAGAAAGCATTTCATTTAATTGAAGAAATAACCCGCATGACTTACGAACTTGTAAGGGATTGTACCTGTGAAGAGGGATGCCCTGCATGTATATACTCACCAAAATGCGGTAACGATAATAAACCACTTGATAAAGAGGGGACTCTTTTTATACTTGAACAGATGTTTGATTTAATGGAAATGGAAAGATAA
- a CDS encoding SWIM zinc finger family protein, which produces MGNRMNEGFKLYMEGNVEIELFDDDLMIFSVHGSKNDTYQVSMNENMWLCDCDDYQYRSEKEPGSFVCKHLWAAFFKVAELKNED; this is translated from the coding sequence ATGGGAAACAGGATGAATGAAGGTTTTAAATTATACATGGAAGGTAATGTTGAAATTGAATTATTTGATGATGATTTAATGATCTTCAGCGTGCATGGCTCTAAAAATGATACATATCAAGTCAGCATGAATGAAAACATGTGGCTTTGTGACTGTGATGATTATCAATACCGAAGTGAAAAAGAGCCAGGTAGTTTTGTCTGTAAACATTTATGGGCAGCATTCTTTAAGGTTGCTGAACTGAAAAATGAAGATTAA
- a CDS encoding ATP-binding protein has product MNKSDECSKELEKLRLRLAEAEETLNAIQNGQVDAVVVNGSKGTQVFTLEGSDYAYRILIEDMNEGVALLTMDLSIYYCNSKLASMFDIPLENMIGKPITDFISLNQLKECKIPIESGLDSSCKEEISIESADGTLVTFQINISFLKKIDGYYVIVTDLTEQKKAEQELHDLLKDLERSNKELQQFAYVSSHDLQEPLRTIASFTQLLERRYKGKFDSDADEFMNYIVEAAKRMQRMIIDLLEYSRVSTNQEEFKEIDTAEVLDEALFNLRGTVENNNAIITHNDLPKLTADKNQLVKIFQNLISNAIKFKKENEQPKIHISARKDPQKNQYVFSIQDNGIGMDSQYAERIFNLFQRLHTRDEYQGTGIGLSVAKKIVERHGGCIWVESELGVGSTFYFTLPIDPKIN; this is encoded by the coding sequence ATGAATAAAAGTGATGAATGCTCTAAAGAACTTGAAAAATTACGTTTAAGGCTTGCTGAAGCTGAAGAGACCTTAAATGCAATTCAAAATGGCCAGGTTGATGCTGTTGTTGTAAATGGTTCTAAAGGCACTCAGGTTTTCACATTAGAAGGCTCAGACTATGCTTACAGGATCCTTATTGAAGATATGAATGAGGGAGTAGCTCTGTTAACTATGGACCTTTCTATTTACTACTGCAACAGTAAATTGGCATCAATGTTTGATATACCACTAGAAAACATGATTGGAAAGCCAATAACTGATTTTATATCCTTAAATCAGCTTAAAGAATGTAAAATTCCTATTGAAAGTGGTTTGGACAGCAGCTGTAAAGAAGAAATTTCTATAGAATCTGCTGACGGAACTTTGGTAACATTCCAAATTAATATCAGCTTCTTAAAGAAGATAGACGGATATTATGTGATTGTAACTGATCTAACTGAGCAAAAAAAAGCAGAACAGGAACTTCATGATTTATTGAAAGATTTAGAGCGTTCTAATAAAGAACTCCAGCAGTTTGCTTACGTGTCCTCTCATGACCTTCAGGAACCACTCAGGACTATTGCAAGCTTTACTCAGCTTTTAGAGCGGCGCTATAAAGGTAAGTTTGATAGCGATGCCGATGAATTTATGAATTACATCGTGGAAGCTGCTAAAAGAATGCAGCGCATGATCATTGATTTACTGGAATATTCCAGGGTATCTACGAATCAGGAAGAATTTAAAGAAATAGATACTGCAGAAGTACTTGATGAAGCGTTATTTAATTTAAGAGGTACTGTTGAAAATAATAATGCGATAATTACACATAATGACCTTCCTAAACTAACTGCTGATAAAAATCAGCTTGTTAAAATATTCCAAAACTTAATATCCAATGCAATTAAATTTAAAAAAGAAAATGAACAACCTAAAATCCATATCTCAGCAAGAAAAGACCCTCAGAAAAATCAATATGTATTCAGCATCCAGGACAATGGAATTGGAATGGATTCTCAATATGCTGAACGTATTTTTAATTTATTCCAGAGACTGCATACAAGAGACGAGTATCAGGGAACTGGAATTGGACTCTCAGTTGCTAAAAAGATAGTCGAGCGCCACGGTGGCTGTATATGGGTGGAGTCTGAACTGGGTGTAGGCTCTACTTTTTACTTTACATTACCTATTGATCCAAAAATTAATTAA
- a CDS encoding circadian clock KaiB family protein, which yields MSKKVIDKLDEFENALTAEKKGDKYILRLFVAGINPKSRRAIENLMEILEENLKDQYELEIIDIYQQPIFAKEGQIVAAPTLIKELPPPIRRFVGDLSNKEKLLLGLELKSKNNE from the coding sequence ATGAGTAAAAAAGTCATTGATAAATTGGATGAGTTTGAAAATGCACTTACTGCAGAAAAAAAAGGTGATAAATACATCTTACGTCTTTTTGTGGCAGGTATTAATCCTAAGTCTAGAAGAGCTATTGAAAATTTAATGGAAATTTTAGAAGAGAATTTAAAAGATCAGTATGAACTTGAAATTATTGATATTTACCAGCAGCCGATATTTGCTAAAGAAGGACAGATAGTAGCAGCTCCAACTCTAATTAAGGAGTTACCTCCACCTATTCGAAGATTTGTGGGCGATCTATCTAACAAGGAAAAACTTTTACTTGGATTGGAACTAAAATCAAAGAATAATGAATAA
- a CDS encoding circadian clock KaiB family protein, which yields MDLDREECPEFWELRLYVAGQTPKSIEAFANLKKICETHLKGKYRIEIIDLLENPELAKGDQILAIPTLVRKLPEPVKKIIGTLANEEKVIVGLDIRPTCKM from the coding sequence ATGGATTTGGATAGGGAAGAATGTCCTGAATTTTGGGAATTAAGATTGTATGTCGCTGGCCAGACGCCCAAATCAATAGAAGCATTCGCAAATTTAAAAAAAATTTGCGAAACACATTTGAAAGGTAAATATCGTATTGAAATAATAGACTTACTCGAAAATCCGGAGCTTGCTAAGGGTGATCAGATTCTTGCCATTCCAACACTGGTCAGGAAACTTCCGGAACCTGTTAAAAAGATTATAGGTACACTTGCAAATGAAGAAAAAGTCATTGTAGGGTTGGATATACGTCCAACATGTAAAATGTAG